In one Echinicola marina genomic region, the following are encoded:
- a CDS encoding helix-turn-helix domain-containing protein produces the protein MTKKREGFKGQRALVLPNDIRKFCKEDPILSSLYLTDIGYYPRAQHHFRKRPKGANENILIYCIEGKGTASINNEHFLINPHDYLIIPEGIPNSFAADEHLPWSIYWIHYKGTLAPEFNNMLIQKKDSYVQHSPYVDARAKLFHQIINLLESGYGKENLINVLPLLQQIFFSLVYPKKLLLEEASPKKEEIEKAIEYMKENVENLLTLEEMAKQAQLSISHFSYTFKQKTGYTPINYFNHLKIQKACQYLQFTDWTLKRISSQLGFEDAYYFSRLFKKHMGYAPNFYRKSHL, from the coding sequence ATGACCAAAAAAAGAGAAGGATTCAAGGGCCAAAGAGCCCTGGTGCTTCCCAATGACATTCGTAAGTTTTGCAAGGAAGACCCCATCTTGTCTTCCTTGTACCTTACGGATATTGGTTATTACCCCCGCGCGCAACACCACTTCAGAAAGCGACCAAAGGGAGCAAACGAAAATATATTGATCTATTGTATCGAAGGTAAAGGGACAGCCTCTATCAATAATGAGCACTTCCTGATCAATCCGCATGACTACCTGATCATTCCTGAAGGTATCCCAAACTCCTTTGCCGCTGATGAACACTTACCTTGGAGTATTTATTGGATTCATTATAAAGGGACACTTGCACCAGAATTCAATAATATGCTCATCCAAAAAAAGGATAGCTACGTCCAACACTCTCCTTATGTGGATGCCCGTGCAAAACTCTTTCATCAAATTATCAATCTATTGGAATCCGGATATGGAAAAGAAAATCTGATCAATGTACTTCCTCTTCTACAACAGATTTTTTTCTCTTTGGTTTACCCCAAAAAGCTCCTCTTGGAAGAAGCTTCTCCAAAAAAAGAAGAGATTGAAAAAGCCATTGAATACATGAAGGAAAATGTGGAAAACCTTCTGACCTTGGAGGAAATGGCCAAACAAGCACAATTGTCAATTTCTCATTTTTCTTACACATTCAAACAAAAGACTGGCTATACCCCCATCAATTATTTTAATCACCTCAAAATCCAAAAAGCCTGTCAATACCTGCAATTCACTGACTGGACACTCAAAAGGATCTCCTCACAATTAGGCTTTGAAGACGCTTATTATTTTTCTCGCTTGTTCAAAAAACACATGGGTTATGCCCCCAATTTCTACAGAAAAAGCCACCTTTGA
- a CDS encoding sulfatase family protein, which yields MKKKILIKPILSLFSIIGLGTLLGSCGQKETAMAVDKKQPNIILIVTDDQGYADLSAYDHVSKYCETPNMDRIADNGVLFYNAYVTAPVCSPSRAAIYTGQYQEKWDPKMAWASGLPHNVNTIAEVLQKAGYTTAKIGKSDFGTNYHNAQVREFPLQHGYQSFVGFSAHAHDYFLLDEKTEISTPDPYGTSESLGRLFVDSTKTSFEDTYSTELFTDKAIEFINKNNDGPFFLDLSYNAVHHLIHEVPDEYLKKWNVKKVANYDSSYGKYKEYYWDYTQVGKISDEEMRKYFLANLNCLDDNIGRLLDALEAAGNMENTMILLVSDNGGEPLAGANNLPLSGSKYTMHEGGIRVPMILSWPNGLPKEKDYNHRVSTLDIFPTFMEAAGIDIPKDAALDGSSLIAPIKENKASKSAKDPLFFQFGNQWAVIDQNYKLVFANDYNPKNRPITSQIMLGAHPGKVALYNLEADPGERQNLIEQDSLRAQEMQSLRENWLQGMKGKYGNYKKD from the coding sequence ATGAAAAAAAAGATATTAATAAAACCTATCCTCTCCCTTTTCTCCATAATTGGACTGGGGACATTATTAGGCTCATGCGGGCAAAAAGAAACAGCCATGGCTGTAGATAAAAAACAACCCAACATCATCCTCATCGTAACCGATGACCAAGGATATGCCGACCTCAGTGCTTATGATCACGTATCCAAATACTGCGAAACCCCCAATATGGACAGGATCGCTGACAATGGTGTGCTCTTCTACAATGCCTATGTAACTGCACCTGTATGCAGTCCGTCCAGGGCCGCAATCTACACCGGCCAATACCAGGAAAAATGGGATCCTAAGATGGCTTGGGCCTCTGGGCTTCCTCACAATGTAAATACCATTGCGGAAGTGCTCCAAAAAGCAGGATATACCACCGCTAAAATTGGCAAAAGTGATTTTGGCACCAATTACCACAATGCACAAGTAAGGGAATTTCCTCTGCAACATGGCTATCAGTCCTTTGTTGGATTCAGTGCCCACGCACATGACTATTTCCTATTGGACGAAAAAACAGAAATAAGCACCCCTGACCCTTATGGAACCAGTGAGTCATTGGGCAGACTCTTTGTGGATAGCACCAAAACCAGCTTTGAAGACACCTATAGCACCGAGCTTTTCACGGATAAGGCCATTGAATTTATCAATAAAAACAATGATGGACCATTTTTCTTGGACCTTTCCTATAATGCTGTTCACCACCTGATCCATGAAGTGCCAGACGAATACCTCAAAAAATGGAATGTAAAAAAAGTGGCCAACTATGACAGCAGTTATGGTAAATACAAAGAATACTACTGGGATTATACACAGGTAGGCAAAATCTCAGATGAAGAAATGAGAAAATACTTCCTGGCCAATTTGAACTGTTTGGATGATAATATTGGTCGTCTTTTGGATGCATTGGAAGCTGCTGGAAACATGGAAAACACCATGATTCTTTTGGTCTCTGACAATGGAGGTGAGCCTTTGGCCGGCGCCAACAACCTGCCTCTTTCGGGCAGCAAATATACCATGCATGAAGGCGGCATCCGCGTACCCATGATCCTTTCATGGCCAAATGGACTCCCCAAAGAAAAAGACTATAACCACCGGGTATCCACACTGGATATTTTCCCTACCTTTATGGAAGCTGCTGGCATTGACATTCCGAAAGATGCTGCACTTGATGGCAGTAGCTTGATTGCCCCTATTAAAGAGAACAAAGCATCAAAGTCCGCTAAAGACCCTTTATTCTTTCAATTCGGAAACCAATGGGCTGTCATTGACCAAAACTACAAACTGGTTTTTGCCAATGATTATAACCCTAAAAACAGGCCCATTACTAGCCAAATTATGCTAGGTGCCCATCCAGGTAAAGTGGCGCTTTACAATTTGGAAGCTGACCCGGGAGAAAGACAAAATCTTATCGAACAGGATAGTCTTAGGGCCCAAGAAATGCAATCCCTTCGAGAAAACTGGTTGCAGGGAATGAAAGGAAAATACGGAAACTACAAGAAGGATTAG
- a CDS encoding glycoside hydrolase family 2 TIM barrel-domain containing protein, producing MRLLKNLTILLCILTVSFSALAQNIDLSGQWNVKLIKSNNSSEYFRIDSKVKGEIQLPGSLAENGYGLKTTGSDFGVLTPEFKYIGEAEYSREILIPNFWKDKEIELLLERVLWESKVFIDGMEMGTADALGTPHYHDLGVLSPGKHTLTVRVNNDMIHNIGDKGHAYGEYTQSIWNGIIGKIELRAHDLTSIKQLRTFPKTSDDHLDLNISVDAEKAEKAKFEISITQIDHKEPVFQSTFRHRLQPGHQELNIPLSLNGALKKWNEFDPTVYTLKVRLKTRKSEDLAETEFGFVNYSHDGTHVLVNGEPVFLRGNLDCVHFPLTGYSSAQIEDWERIFEIYKDHGLNHVRFHSWCPPEAAFKAANRIGIYIQAEASIWIDWWMSVDNTQRGRPEMNTKGFPQGLGKDPERDQFVINEMNRVVDEYGNHPSFTMFCIGNELGNSDFDIMKEWVADLKAKDPRHLYAVSTARTITEVDQYNATHYIKGIGRTRGLNGAHTDWDFEEVYSQMDIPIIAHEIGQWPVYPSWTEIDKYTGVLKARNFMEFKAMAEKNGIAHQAEEFKKASGALNQIMYKYETESFLRTKSCAGVQLLSMQDYQGQGEALIGWLDAHWESKGITTPEKFKEHFSETVPLLRMKKFVWDNGEVFEASAQLSHFGPSGITNGEILVNISDASGKSIHQENWMINNIKRGSLNDIGNITFPLGNIQTAQKLNIELKLAGTAFKNSWDIWVYPTKLPPYEDGDIIITDQLDNTAFAALEAGRKVLLLADQLGTDKNSIDLSFYPLYWSLTFFPGQGKTNIGMLIQDQHPALKDFPTDYHSNWQWESISKGAKGFILNETPKSFQPLVQVVDDFHRNNKEGAIFEFSVGKGKLLVSGFDIRNAELPVAKQLRYSLIEYMKTSDFAPSTEVDRTFLSKLFPKIPLAKDEQIDGQYNNVLLRVNAGEKAESKRSSLPWNSNSDQVIKIGENIGYKVKADGVWKDDKGSAWHGKEIILEITVPDGILGSFYVLFDDWNNQGREGLLTFEGRKVRLGRHHEDGGKWIKFHVMREDSNDGKIILKTNVSNGGNLMIREIVLDKE from the coding sequence ATGCGGCTTCTTAAAAACCTTACAATATTACTGTGCATTTTAACAGTTTCCTTCTCAGCCTTGGCTCAAAATATTGATCTTTCGGGGCAATGGAATGTAAAACTTATAAAATCAAACAATTCCTCCGAATACTTTCGTATCGACTCGAAGGTCAAAGGTGAAATCCAACTTCCCGGATCACTAGCTGAAAATGGCTACGGTCTCAAAACAACCGGCTCTGACTTTGGAGTACTTACCCCTGAATTCAAATATATAGGGGAAGCCGAATACTCAAGAGAAATCCTAATTCCGAATTTTTGGAAAGACAAAGAGATAGAACTGTTATTGGAGAGGGTTTTATGGGAATCAAAAGTGTTTATCGATGGCATGGAGATGGGAACTGCCGATGCTTTGGGAACACCCCATTACCACGACTTGGGAGTACTTAGCCCAGGAAAACATACCTTAACCGTAAGGGTCAATAATGACATGATCCATAATATTGGGGACAAAGGCCACGCCTACGGAGAATATACCCAAAGTATTTGGAATGGTATCATTGGAAAAATAGAACTAAGAGCTCATGACCTTACCTCCATTAAGCAGTTAAGGACCTTCCCAAAAACTTCGGATGACCATTTGGACCTAAATATTAGTGTAGATGCTGAAAAGGCCGAGAAGGCTAAGTTTGAAATCAGCATTACTCAAATAGACCATAAAGAACCCGTTTTCCAGAGCACCTTCCGTCACAGACTTCAACCTGGCCACCAAGAGCTCAACATTCCTTTGAGCCTTAATGGGGCCTTAAAAAAATGGAATGAATTTGACCCTACTGTCTATACACTTAAAGTCAGGTTAAAAACCAGAAAATCCGAGGATTTAGCAGAAACAGAATTTGGATTTGTGAACTACAGTCATGACGGCACCCATGTTTTGGTCAACGGAGAACCAGTTTTCCTAAGAGGTAACCTCGACTGTGTACATTTCCCTCTTACCGGCTATAGTTCAGCCCAAATAGAAGACTGGGAAAGGATTTTTGAAATATACAAAGACCATGGACTCAACCATGTCCGCTTCCATTCCTGGTGCCCTCCTGAAGCAGCATTCAAAGCAGCCAACAGAATCGGTATTTATATACAAGCAGAAGCTTCCATTTGGATCGATTGGTGGATGAGCGTAGACAACACCCAACGTGGACGCCCTGAGATGAACACCAAGGGCTTCCCCCAAGGCTTGGGAAAAGATCCTGAAAGAGATCAATTTGTCATCAATGAGATGAACCGCGTAGTGGATGAATACGGCAACCATCCTTCATTTACCATGTTCTGCATCGGAAATGAACTGGGCAATTCTGACTTTGACATTATGAAAGAATGGGTTGCAGACCTCAAGGCCAAAGACCCCAGACACTTATATGCTGTTTCCACAGCCAGGACCATTACAGAGGTGGACCAATATAATGCTACCCATTATATCAAAGGCATCGGAAGAACACGGGGATTAAATGGCGCACATACAGATTGGGATTTTGAGGAGGTCTATAGCCAAATGGACATTCCGATCATTGCACATGAAATTGGTCAATGGCCCGTCTATCCTTCTTGGACAGAAATAGACAAATACACCGGTGTACTCAAAGCCAGAAACTTCATGGAATTTAAAGCGATGGCCGAAAAAAACGGCATTGCCCATCAAGCAGAAGAATTCAAAAAGGCTTCGGGAGCTCTGAACCAAATCATGTACAAGTATGAAACAGAATCTTTCTTGAGAACAAAAAGCTGTGCTGGAGTGCAACTCCTGAGCATGCAGGATTATCAAGGCCAAGGTGAGGCGCTGATCGGTTGGCTGGATGCCCACTGGGAAAGCAAGGGAATCACTACACCGGAAAAATTCAAAGAACATTTCAGTGAAACAGTCCCCTTACTAAGAATGAAAAAATTCGTTTGGGACAATGGTGAAGTTTTTGAAGCAAGCGCCCAGCTTTCTCATTTTGGTCCATCTGGAATCACTAATGGAGAAATCCTCGTCAATATCAGCGATGCATCCGGAAAATCGATCCATCAAGAAAACTGGATGATCAACAATATTAAAAGAGGCAGTCTCAATGACATCGGAAATATCACCTTTCCGCTTGGAAACATTCAAACTGCCCAAAAACTAAATATCGAGCTAAAACTAGCCGGAACAGCCTTTAAGAACTCTTGGGACATTTGGGTATATCCCACAAAGCTCCCTCCATATGAAGATGGAGACATCATCATTACCGACCAATTGGACAATACGGCCTTTGCTGCTTTGGAGGCCGGCAGGAAGGTGCTTTTATTGGCGGATCAACTGGGAACTGATAAAAACAGCATCGACTTGAGTTTTTATCCATTGTACTGGTCATTGACTTTCTTCCCTGGCCAAGGCAAAACCAATATAGGCATGTTGATCCAAGACCAGCACCCTGCCCTGAAAGATTTCCCGACCGACTACCATTCCAATTGGCAATGGGAAAGCATCAGCAAAGGAGCCAAAGGCTTTATCCTCAATGAAACACCAAAATCATTTCAACCACTCGTTCAAGTTGTGGATGATTTTCATAGGAATAATAAAGAAGGCGCTATCTTTGAGTTTTCGGTTGGAAAAGGAAAGCTTTTGGTCAGCGGATTTGATATTCGGAATGCAGAATTACCTGTAGCCAAACAATTGCGCTATAGTCTCATAGAATATATGAAAACATCGGATTTTGCTCCATCCACTGAAGTTGACAGGACTTTTTTGTCCAAGCTCTTCCCTAAAATTCCCCTAGCAAAAGATGAGCAGATAGATGGCCAATACAATAACGTGCTCTTACGGGTCAATGCTGGAGAAAAAGCAGAAAGTAAGCGTAGCTCCCTACCTTGGAACTCCAATAGCGATCAGGTCATCAAGATCGGGGAAAATATAGGCTATAAAGTCAAAGCGGATGGTGTATGGAAGGATGACAAAGGCAGCGCTTGGCACGGAAAGGAAATCATCTTGGAAATCACTGTTCCAGACGGAATCCTAGGCAGTTTCTATGTCTTATTTGATGATTGGAACAATCAAGGAAGAGAAGGATTATTGACCTTTGAAGGAAGGAAAGTGCGCTTGGGAAGACATCATGAAGATGGTGGAAAATGGATAAAATTCCATGTTATGCGCGAAGACAGCAATGATGGAAAAATAATTCTAAAAACCAATGTAAGCAATGGAGGTAATTTAATGATCCGTGAAATAGTATTAGACAAGGAATAG
- a CDS encoding RNA polymerase sigma factor: MDYGSLSDQKLWAKVVDGDNKAFEFIYRAHSKKLYVYGHRFTKDTSIIDDAIQEVFISIWSSRNRIVISRSLSHYIFSSYRRLIIKKINEEQFCESIDDPNNMLDFHHYMQGVLEETNISDFEGGKTISALEKLPSRQKEAIYLRYIEELSYESISDIMGVQIPYIYNLIFKGLKTLKENIKISRFAKILVFWVLSIFH; encoded by the coding sequence ATGGATTATGGAAGTTTAAGCGATCAAAAGTTGTGGGCCAAGGTAGTAGATGGAGACAATAAGGCCTTTGAGTTTATTTACAGAGCTCATTCAAAAAAGTTGTATGTATATGGACATCGGTTTACTAAAGACACGTCCATAATCGATGATGCTATTCAAGAAGTGTTTATTTCAATATGGTCATCAAGGAATAGAATAGTTATTTCTAGATCTTTGAGCCATTATATTTTTAGTTCTTATAGACGTTTGATCATTAAAAAGATTAATGAGGAACAATTTTGTGAGTCTATCGATGATCCCAATAATATGTTGGATTTCCATCATTATATGCAAGGGGTATTAGAAGAGACCAACATATCTGATTTTGAAGGGGGGAAAACTATTTCCGCTTTGGAGAAACTACCTAGTAGACAAAAGGAAGCAATATACCTCAGGTATATAGAAGAATTGTCTTATGAGTCTATTTCAGATATTATGGGTGTTCAAATTCCATATATCTATAATTTAATTTTTAAGGGTTTAAAAACTCTGAAAGAAAATATCAAAATTTCACGATTTGCTAAAATCCTTGTTTTTTGGGTTTTATCAATATTTCATTAA
- a CDS encoding FecR family protein, whose protein sequence is MKSFENIEDFLGYPLFKDWVRSGADTDDEFFIWFKENYPKKLDLLYKSKMVLEELEAPANDWSRLKEDELFNNISSQIRPVRRFYGNKKAISTPTLLVAMLVILLSGLLVWNTELENYFGASIEEVVAEQWTVRDAKLGQKSKVFLPDGTIAYLNSGSQIKYDKHFAISHRELSLRGEAFFEVAKNKAIPFKVKSGKVVTEAVGTAFNVKAFDVKDIGVQLTEGKVKVYPINSPEEELLLLPGEQVVYQGDESPKKGSFDLEYYPFWVKGTLSFDKASLSEAVDLLERWYGVKIAVQNAPKKEFSFSGKYRKATLENILESMSHSLQLRYKIENKNVTLIFQ, encoded by the coding sequence ATGAAATCCTTTGAGAACATAGAAGATTTTCTTGGTTATCCCCTTTTTAAGGACTGGGTGCGCTCTGGAGCAGATACAGATGATGAGTTCTTTATCTGGTTCAAAGAGAATTATCCTAAAAAACTGGATTTGCTGTATAAGTCCAAAATGGTTTTGGAGGAATTGGAAGCACCTGCCAATGATTGGTCAAGGCTTAAAGAAGATGAATTGTTTAATAACATATCATCTCAAATAAGACCCGTTCGGAGATTTTATGGCAACAAAAAAGCGATCAGCACACCGACCTTATTGGTAGCCATGTTGGTGATATTGCTAAGTGGTTTGTTGGTGTGGAATACGGAGCTGGAAAATTATTTCGGAGCATCTATTGAGGAGGTTGTGGCTGAGCAGTGGACAGTTCGAGATGCAAAGCTGGGCCAAAAGAGCAAGGTGTTTCTTCCTGATGGAACAATTGCCTACTTAAACTCAGGCAGCCAAATTAAGTATGATAAGCATTTCGCCATCAGTCACAGGGAGCTCTCATTGAGAGGAGAGGCGTTCTTTGAGGTGGCAAAAAATAAAGCAATTCCATTCAAAGTCAAGAGTGGTAAGGTGGTTACTGAGGCCGTTGGGACAGCTTTTAATGTAAAAGCTTTTGATGTGAAAGATATTGGTGTTCAGCTGACTGAGGGTAAAGTGAAGGTTTATCCAATTAATAGTCCTGAAGAGGAGCTATTGCTGTTGCCCGGAGAACAAGTGGTTTATCAGGGGGACGAATCACCCAAGAAAGGCAGTTTTGACCTTGAGTATTATCCGTTTTGGGTAAAGGGAACACTAAGTTTTGACAAGGCTTCACTGTCCGAAGCAGTAGACTTGTTGGAAAGATGGTATGGGGTCAAAATTGCAGTTCAAAATGCTCCTAAAAAGGAATTTAGCTTTAGTGGCAAGTATAGAAAGGCCACGCTAGAAAATATTTTGGAGAGCATGTCCCATTCTCTTCAATTGAGGTACAAAATCGAGAATAAAAATGTCACTTTAATATTTCAATAA
- a CDS encoding TonB-dependent receptor, protein MKKTLHALRMIGKFYLYGFVVQLFFLNFIHAAPSKAQESLDLTKVHLSLNLNQTSLEETFKEISSLTDFEFSYKEKLVRNALPVNINVQNMSLEEVLLSLSKSHQLSFKQVNGNISVVARDNVLSQLTVVKEITVKGKVTDENNLAIPGATVLAKSSGKGTVTDLDGNYNLVVSESDVLVFSFIGYVSKEISINGNENIDVTLREDMQSLEEVVVVGFGEQKKANLTGAVTTVDAKVLEARPVQNVGQMLQGVIPGLNLQTSGLGGELNQNLSFNIRGAGTIGAGSNSSPLVLIDGMDGDLNALNPQDIENITVLKDAAAASVYGSRAAFGVILITTKSGKAGKAKVNYNNNFRFSKPMGLPTMMDSYTFAMYYNEAALNAGRGPVFQDDVLERIRQYQAGEIENSTIPNNNGDRWQYYGGSNGDTDWFKEQYKSMSFSQEHNLSVNGGNEGARYYLSANYLDQGGLTRHGGDNFNRYGLAGKVDLKLNDKLSFNYNTRFVREYFTKATHLNDLFYHNVARRWPTVPVKDPNGYYSDPSEINQLREGGRVNNYKDFYYIQGKLTYTPIKNWNIHASGNYRVININNASNTLPAYAHDVAGEPFPLSVYWSAPGHTAVSEFSQKENYFTSNIYSDYSLDIAENHHFKLMAGFNSELNKYRNISAGRTGLITPNVISINTATDNFTNGGVYNHWATAGFFSRLNYNYQEKYFFEFNARYDGSSRFISDKRWNLFNSFSAGWNIARENFWSLDRISMFKIRGSYGELGNQNTSSWYPFYLSQPFSVNSGSWLVNGIRPNIASAPGIISTSMTWERVKSYNLGVDLGLLENRLLLNFDYFNRYTLDMVGPAKELPVILGTGVPRINNADLKSYGFELEVNWKDEIGDFFYHVRGVLSDDQMKVTKYPNDTGNLSQWYNGRKNGEIWGYTTLGIAKTDAEMEQHLENVSQNQMGSNWQAGDIMYADINGDGTVNAGSNTLADPGDRKIIGNTTPRFRYGLDINANYKNFDIRIFMQGIGKRDWMPNGPYFWGAGGQNQWQAAGFEEHMDFFRNENSPMVQAGVAEVNLDAYFPRPSFDQGRNNQAQTRYLQNGAYLRLKNVQLGYSLPNSVLERLGISNTRFYVSGENLLTFTKMSKIFDPETVGLSGWNDGKTYPFATVYSCGLNINF, encoded by the coding sequence ATGAAAAAAACATTACATGCGTTACGTATGATAGGAAAATTCTATCTGTACGGGTTCGTAGTCCAATTATTTTTCCTGAATTTCATCCACGCAGCACCCTCCAAGGCTCAGGAATCATTGGATTTAACCAAAGTACATCTAAGTCTTAATTTAAATCAGACTTCACTAGAAGAGACTTTCAAAGAGATCAGTAGCTTAACTGATTTTGAATTTAGTTATAAGGAAAAGCTAGTAAGGAATGCTTTGCCAGTAAATATTAATGTCCAGAATATGTCCCTGGAAGAGGTGTTGTTAAGCCTTTCTAAAAGCCATCAGCTTTCTTTCAAACAGGTGAACGGAAACATTAGTGTGGTAGCAAGGGACAATGTTCTTAGCCAGCTGACAGTGGTCAAGGAAATTACGGTAAAGGGAAAAGTTACCGATGAAAACAACCTTGCCATTCCTGGTGCCACTGTTTTGGCCAAAAGTAGCGGAAAAGGGACTGTGACAGATTTGGATGGAAATTACAATTTAGTGGTCTCAGAATCAGATGTCCTTGTTTTTTCATTTATTGGTTATGTTTCCAAAGAAATCAGTATAAATGGCAACGAGAACATTGATGTAACTCTTCGGGAAGACATGCAAAGTTTGGAGGAGGTAGTGGTTGTTGGATTTGGTGAGCAAAAGAAGGCAAACCTTACTGGTGCGGTAACCACGGTGGATGCAAAAGTGCTCGAAGCTCGTCCTGTACAGAATGTGGGTCAAATGCTTCAAGGAGTAATTCCTGGCTTAAATCTGCAAACCTCAGGATTAGGGGGGGAATTAAACCAGAACCTAAGCTTTAACATCCGTGGAGCAGGAACCATTGGTGCAGGATCTAACTCATCCCCTTTGGTTTTGATTGATGGTATGGATGGCGATCTGAATGCACTTAACCCGCAGGACATTGAGAACATTACTGTATTGAAAGATGCGGCGGCGGCATCGGTATATGGGTCAAGAGCGGCATTTGGTGTGATCCTTATCACGACCAAAAGTGGTAAAGCCGGCAAAGCAAAAGTGAATTACAATAATAATTTCAGGTTCTCCAAACCTATGGGACTGCCTACAATGATGGATTCTTACACTTTTGCCATGTATTATAACGAAGCAGCACTAAATGCCGGTAGAGGGCCCGTTTTTCAGGATGATGTGCTGGAAAGGATTCGTCAGTACCAAGCGGGAGAAATTGAAAATTCCACAATTCCAAACAATAACGGGGATAGATGGCAGTACTATGGTGGTTCCAACGGTGATACAGATTGGTTCAAAGAGCAGTATAAATCCATGTCCTTCTCCCAAGAACATAATCTAAGTGTAAACGGAGGAAATGAAGGTGCCAGGTATTACCTCTCCGCAAACTATCTGGACCAAGGCGGTTTGACCAGACATGGAGGGGACAACTTTAACCGTTACGGCTTAGCCGGTAAGGTGGATTTAAAACTCAATGACAAATTAAGCTTTAATTACAATACCCGTTTTGTAAGGGAGTATTTTACCAAAGCAACACATTTGAATGACTTGTTCTACCACAATGTGGCCCGTAGATGGCCTACCGTCCCAGTCAAGGATCCAAACGGATACTATTCCGATCCAAGTGAAATCAACCAGTTGCGTGAAGGTGGCAGGGTGAATAATTATAAGGACTTTTATTACATCCAGGGCAAACTGACCTATACGCCAATCAAAAACTGGAATATCCATGCCAGTGGTAACTACCGCGTTATCAATATCAATAATGCTTCCAATACCCTACCGGCTTATGCGCATGATGTTGCTGGAGAGCCGTTTCCTCTTTCAGTTTACTGGTCGGCACCCGGACATACTGCCGTAAGTGAGTTTAGCCAAAAGGAAAATTACTTTACATCAAATATTTATTCAGATTACAGTTTGGATATTGCTGAAAATCACCATTTTAAATTGATGGCAGGTTTTAATTCTGAATTGAATAAGTATCGGAATATCAGCGCAGGAAGAACCGGGCTTATTACTCCCAACGTTATTTCAATCAATACGGCCACCGATAATTTTACCAATGGCGGAGTCTACAACCATTGGGCAACAGCCGGTTTTTTTAGTCGCTTGAACTATAATTATCAAGAAAAATATTTCTTCGAATTCAATGCACGCTATGACGGTTCAAGTAGATTCATTAGTGATAAAAGATGGAACCTGTTCAATTCATTTTCAGCGGGCTGGAATATTGCCCGTGAGAATTTCTGGAGCTTGGACAGGATATCGATGTTTAAAATCAGGGGATCCTATGGGGAATTGGGCAACCAAAATACCAGTAGCTGGTATCCTTTCTACCTGTCACAGCCGTTCTCTGTAAATTCCGGTTCCTGGTTGGTTAATGGAATACGGCCAAATATTGCTTCTGCACCGGGTATTATCAGTACTTCCATGACCTGGGAAAGAGTAAAAAGCTATAATTTGGGTGTGGATTTAGGCTTACTGGAAAACAGGTTATTACTGAACTTCGATTACTTTAACAGGTATACATTGGATATGGTCGGCCCAGCGAAAGAGCTGCCGGTGATTTTGGGGACAGGTGTTCCTCGAATCAATAACGCCGACTTGAAGTCCTATGGGTTTGAACTGGAGGTAAACTGGAAAGATGAGATCGGGGATTTCTTCTATCATGTAAGGGGAGTCCTTTCCGATGACCAAATGAAGGTAACCAAATATCCGAATGATACCGGTAACCTTTCGCAATGGTATAATGGGCGTAAAAACGGTGAAATATGGGGATATACCACCTTGGGTATTGCCAAGACCGATGCTGAAATGGAGCAGCATTTGGAGAATGTAAGCCAAAACCAAATGGGAAGCAACTGGCAGGCAGGTGATATCATGTATGCTGATATCAACGGTGACGGAACCGTGAATGCTGGTAGCAATACCTTGGCTGATCCGGGAGACAGAAAAATAATTGGCAATACGACCCCAAGATTCCGTTATGGACTGGATATCAATGCCAATTACAAGAACTTTGATATCCGCATCTTTATGCAAGGGATAGGTAAACGGGACTGGATGCCAAACGGTCCTTATTTCTGGGGAGCAGGAGGACAGAACCAATGGCAAGCAGCCGGTTTTGAAGAGCATATGGATTTCTTTAGAAACGAAAATTCCCCTATGGTTCAAGCCGGAGTCGCAGAAGTTAATTTGGACGCCTACTTTCCAAGACCTTCATTTGACCAGGGACGCAATAATCAGGCTCAAACAAGGTATCTTCAAAATGGGGCATACTTAAGGTTGAAGAATGTACAGTTAGGCTACTCATTGCCTAATTCAGTTCTGGAGAGATTGGGGATTTCAAATACCAGGTTCTATGTGTCAGGAGAAAACCTGTTGACTTTCACTAAAATGTCCAAAATTTTTGATCCGGAAACGGTTGGGCTTAGCGGTTGGAACGATGGAAAGACCTATCCTTTTGCTACCGTTTATTCCTGTGGTCTAAATATCAATTTCTAA